One genomic window of Candidatus Pseudobacter hemicellulosilyticus includes the following:
- a CDS encoding TonB-dependent receptor — protein sequence MRKKRLLFPVVCCLLALFLFTGSSFAQTKTITGKITDNRNNPVAGASIQVKGRPGGVSSNEAGVYRITLPDNADSLLISHVEFDPMTVAIRNRAVIDISLLPRESGLDAVVVVGYGTQRRRDLTGAIASVKGDAIKNLPVTNVAEALQGRVAGVEVIKASGEPGAPAQITIRGVASLNQPQPLYIVDGIRQSGDNINVQDIASIEVLKDASAASIYGSAAAGGVVIITTKKGQGAKPTVNFSARYGLTTPRVLDLLGRNDFIRFRKMINDPVYSGNTQPDTLPDTDWNDEIFRNGIEENYNLSVAGGSNAMNYFVSAVHNNQKGVFLDNSSSLSGVRVNTDIRINDWLKIGEQVYAWQRSTSPVGITPINPPFRSVPTMAVYGESPESPWGRNPAGFQGPNLVAQVKTAHRQYQQLNFQGNAYAEIALPLHLSFRTTIGYTYYNEESNYFQDVYNTGAVSNSAASLTKSVASTKTILNNYVLSFNHSFGQHAINALVGYEQFSSVYNGITSGATAVGGQSYAYLLTSDSRINLSNGGYDPNGLVKSTFGRINYDFAKKYYATFSIRRDGNFTVFGPGNQYGIFPAASAGWRLNEEPFIRELLPSVNLLKLRGSYGVLGNSNIPPYIFLSTYDIISAQNFEPGGTPVLNYTQNNMPNPDIKWESLYETNIGIDAELLNGKIFLSLDWYDKTTKDMLYSLPIPTSAGMPVSIFRTNIGSVRNRGIEFVAGYRNTVNQLNYSVSVTGAFNRNKVLNLDNINSNPILAGDNNYGNPTFGIWNGQNLSYTKAGTAFGQLYGYQVLGIYRDESEIDKYPQQAGSRANVGDLIFADIDGNKVINDKDKTVIGNPYPDFVYGINLNLNWKGFDLALLFNGVAGVDIFNGVAPYAMSYFSDGNTTSKVFGASFLGDNGLTGQPRIGVADGNGNFSLDPNHNYTWASSYFVENGSYLKLKNLQLGYNFSGSLLNRAGIKTARLYVMANNLFTITKYNGIDPELGGSVTTRGIDAPWRYPNNRIYSVGVDLSF from the coding sequence ATGAGAAAAAAACGATTGCTGTTCCCAGTGGTATGCTGCCTCCTGGCCCTGTTCCTTTTTACGGGCAGCAGCTTTGCCCAGACCAAAACTATTACCGGGAAAATAACGGACAACCGCAATAATCCCGTAGCCGGTGCTTCCATCCAGGTCAAAGGAAGACCCGGCGGTGTCAGTTCCAACGAGGCCGGGGTATACCGGATCACCCTCCCGGACAATGCAGACTCCCTCCTGATCTCCCATGTTGAATTTGATCCCATGACCGTAGCCATCCGGAACCGGGCAGTGATTGATATTTCCCTGCTGCCCCGGGAAAGCGGCCTGGATGCCGTGGTGGTGGTAGGGTATGGCACCCAGCGCCGCCGGGATCTGACCGGGGCCATTGCCTCCGTGAAAGGAGATGCCATTAAGAACCTGCCCGTTACCAATGTGGCGGAAGCCTTACAGGGACGGGTAGCGGGCGTGGAAGTGATCAAGGCTTCCGGTGAGCCCGGAGCGCCCGCCCAGATCACCATCCGCGGGGTGGCATCCCTTAACCAGCCCCAGCCTCTGTATATTGTAGATGGTATCCGGCAGTCGGGCGATAATATCAACGTGCAGGATATTGCCAGCATTGAAGTATTGAAAGACGCCAGCGCGGCCTCCATCTATGGTTCTGCTGCAGCGGGTGGCGTAGTGATCATCACTACCAAAAAAGGCCAGGGCGCCAAACCTACCGTCAATTTCAGCGCCCGTTACGGTCTGACCACTCCCCGTGTGCTGGACCTGCTGGGCCGGAATGATTTTATCCGCTTCCGCAAAATGATCAATGATCCTGTGTATAGCGGCAATACCCAACCGGATACCCTGCCTGATACCGACTGGAACGACGAGATCTTCCGCAACGGTATTGAAGAGAACTATAACCTCTCTGTGGCTGGCGGCTCCAATGCCATGAACTATTTTGTATCGGCCGTGCACAATAACCAGAAAGGGGTATTCCTGGATAACAGCTCTTCCCTGTCGGGCGTGCGGGTGAATACAGATATCCGCATCAACGACTGGCTCAAAATAGGCGAACAGGTCTATGCCTGGCAGCGCAGCACATCGCCCGTAGGCATTACCCCTATCAACCCGCCTTTCCGTTCCGTGCCTACCATGGCTGTGTATGGCGAAAGTCCTGAAAGCCCCTGGGGCAGGAACCCGGCTGGCTTCCAGGGACCTAACCTGGTGGCCCAGGTCAAAACCGCCCACCGGCAATACCAGCAGCTCAATTTCCAGGGCAATGCCTATGCGGAGATCGCACTGCCGCTGCACCTGAGTTTCAGGACCACCATAGGCTATACCTACTATAATGAGGAAAGTAATTATTTCCAGGATGTATACAATACCGGCGCCGTTTCCAACAGCGCGGCCAGTCTGACCAAATCCGTTGCTTCCACCAAAACCATCCTCAACAACTATGTCCTGAGTTTCAACCATAGCTTTGGTCAGCATGCCATCAACGCCCTGGTAGGGTATGAGCAGTTCAGCTCCGTATACAACGGCATTACTTCCGGCGCTACAGCAGTAGGCGGTCAATCCTATGCTTACCTGCTCACTTCCGATTCCCGCATCAATCTTTCCAATGGCGGGTATGATCCCAATGGCCTGGTGAAATCAACCTTTGGCCGGATCAATTATGACTTTGCCAAAAAATATTATGCCACTTTCTCTATTCGCCGCGATGGTAATTTCACCGTCTTTGGTCCCGGCAACCAGTACGGGATATTCCCGGCTGCGTCTGCCGGCTGGCGACTGAATGAAGAACCTTTTATCAGGGAGCTGCTGCCTTCGGTCAACCTGCTGAAACTCCGCGGCAGCTATGGCGTGTTGGGTAACAGCAATATCCCGCCCTATATTTTCTTATCTACCTATGATATCATCAGCGCCCAGAATTTTGAGCCCGGAGGCACACCGGTCCTGAATTACACCCAGAACAATATGCCCAACCCGGATATCAAATGGGAAAGCCTCTATGAAACCAATATCGGTATCGATGCAGAGTTGCTGAACGGCAAGATCTTCCTGAGCCTGGACTGGTACGATAAGACCACTAAAGACATGCTCTACAGTCTGCCCATTCCTACCAGCGCCGGTATGCCGGTGAGCATCTTCCGCACCAATATCGGTTCAGTTCGCAACCGCGGGATAGAATTTGTGGCCGGCTATCGCAATACTGTCAACCAGCTTAATTATTCGGTCAGTGTTACTGGTGCTTTCAACCGGAACAAAGTGCTGAACCTGGACAATATCAACAGCAACCCCATCCTGGCGGGGGATAACAATTACGGCAACCCCACTTTCGGTATCTGGAATGGCCAGAACTTATCCTATACCAAAGCGGGTACCGCCTTTGGCCAGCTGTACGGTTACCAGGTGCTGGGTATTTACCGGGATGAAAGCGAGATAGACAAATATCCGCAGCAGGCCGGTTCCCGTGCCAATGTGGGCGACCTGATCTTTGCCGATATAGACGGGAATAAGGTGATCAATGATAAGGACAAGACCGTCATCGGCAATCCCTATCCTGATTTTGTGTATGGCATCAATCTCAACCTGAACTGGAAAGGGTTTGACCTGGCCCTGCTTTTCAACGGTGTGGCCGGCGTGGATATCTTCAATGGTGTGGCGCCCTATGCCATGTCCTATTTCAGTGATGGCAACACCACTTCCAAAGTCTTCGGCGCCTCCTTTCTGGGCGATAACGGCTTGACGGGCCAACCCAGGATCGGCGTAGCGGACGGCAATGGTAATTTCTCCCTGGACCCCAATCATAACTACACCTGGGCCAGCAGCTATTTTGTGGAGAACGGCAGTTACCTGAAGCTGAAGAACCTCCAGCTGGGGTATAATTTCTCCGGCAGCCTGCTTAACCGCGCAGGAATCAAGACCGCCCGCCTCTATGTGATGGCCAATAACCTGTTCACCATCACTAAATACAACGGCATTGATCCTGAACTGGGCGGCAGTGTCACCACCCGTGGCATTGATGCTCCCTGGAGATATCCCAACAACAGGATCTATTCCGTAGGCGTAGACCTCAGTTTCTAA
- a CDS encoding RagB/SusD family nutrient uptake outer membrane protein gives MCKPFYYLLLSVLLLAGCKKDPSNIAQRDAYSSGEYPKSLNDLLGVLGAGYGNYRSEQLAGFQLLCKTFACSEHIADLAYGGDQSWTELAMNHLSVTNTYANDLWKGLYVGIKEANAFLDRADFYEANYMAPSELQMLNYMRGEAYFLRAFYYFNLECFFGESYIRADGTGADKLGVPVYTAIPSSLAETQQPRKTTREVWDLIIADLKQSAELLHGAEWTGASRGRATEWSAKALLGKAYVFTQDWPNAKTVLQDVINNSGKTLMPFSKYSNAFNDIPANEFNEESLFEINVDRVPANYGIFADFPPNKNLTTSQGLIWSPTAIGNDGIERGPNNNLGYCNEFVHDRNLRRFGFDLPVYNLVNNPTYNASQSPSLTNQAKIIDPDYKAASIDMRINKTVDPRLYVVALQPWVDSVTNEGVRKPVARCVGIGQSIEEFFNGWSFKKFATIDNNMWAKANAADGANYYILRLADVFLLYAEACMNSNENGQALEYINKVKRRAYGYANYNATSPVDYASLTSPTMAGTADPNLTNQPLRYERYVELFAEGHWWFDVCRWRIGQSEANYYGTTLPTGGVIEWDENRSYAFPIPSSEINSNSAIGNQNPGY, from the coding sequence ATGTGCAAGCCATTCTATTATCTCCTGCTCTCCGTGCTGCTGCTGGCCGGCTGCAAAAAAGATCCTTCCAATATTGCGCAGAGGGATGCCTATAGCAGCGGGGAGTATCCGAAAAGTCTCAATGACCTGCTGGGCGTGCTGGGTGCAGGTTATGGTAATTACCGGTCGGAACAGCTGGCCGGTTTCCAGCTGCTCTGCAAGACCTTCGCCTGCAGTGAGCATATTGCCGACCTGGCCTATGGCGGTGATCAATCCTGGACAGAGCTGGCGATGAACCACCTCAGTGTCACCAACACCTATGCCAATGATCTGTGGAAAGGATTGTATGTTGGCATCAAGGAAGCCAATGCTTTCCTGGACCGGGCCGATTTCTACGAAGCCAATTATATGGCCCCCTCTGAATTACAGATGCTGAACTATATGCGCGGCGAAGCCTATTTCCTGCGGGCCTTTTATTATTTCAACCTGGAATGCTTTTTTGGGGAGTCCTATATCAGGGCTGACGGAACCGGTGCTGATAAACTGGGCGTGCCCGTCTATACCGCTATTCCAAGCTCGCTGGCTGAAACCCAGCAGCCGCGCAAGACCACCCGTGAAGTATGGGACCTGATCATAGCCGACCTGAAGCAATCTGCTGAATTATTGCATGGTGCTGAATGGACCGGCGCCAGCAGGGGCAGGGCCACGGAGTGGTCCGCCAAAGCATTGCTGGGCAAGGCCTATGTGTTCACCCAGGACTGGCCCAATGCAAAGACGGTGCTGCAGGATGTGATCAATAACAGCGGCAAAACGCTGATGCCTTTTTCCAAATACAGCAATGCCTTCAATGATATTCCGGCCAATGAGTTCAATGAAGAATCCCTCTTCGAGATCAACGTGGACCGGGTGCCGGCCAACTATGGCATCTTTGCTGATTTTCCGCCCAATAAGAACCTCACTACCAGCCAGGGCCTGATCTGGTCACCCACGGCCATCGGTAATGATGGTATTGAACGTGGTCCCAATAATAACCTGGGTTATTGCAATGAGTTTGTGCATGACAGGAACCTGCGGCGTTTTGGGTTTGATCTGCCGGTATATAACCTGGTGAACAATCCCACCTACAATGCATCGCAATCGCCTTCGCTGACCAACCAGGCGAAGATCATTGACCCGGATTATAAGGCCGCCTCTATTGATATGCGCATCAATAAAACTGTAGATCCCCGCCTGTATGTAGTGGCCCTGCAGCCCTGGGTGGACAGCGTTACCAATGAAGGCGTCCGCAAGCCTGTTGCCCGTTGCGTGGGTATCGGGCAGAGCATTGAAGAATTCTTCAATGGATGGAGCTTTAAGAAATTTGCCACTATCGACAATAACATGTGGGCCAAGGCCAATGCGGCCGATGGGGCCAATTATTATATCCTCCGCCTGGCGGATGTGTTCCTGCTCTATGCAGAAGCCTGCATGAACAGCAATGAGAATGGCCAGGCCCTGGAATATATCAACAAGGTGAAACGCCGGGCTTATGGCTATGCCAACTACAATGCCACCTCGCCGGTGGATTATGCATCACTGACCAGTCCTACCATGGCTGGTACTGCCGACCCTAACCTGACCAATCAGCCGCTGCGTTATGAACGTTATGTTGAGCTGTTTGCAGAAGGTCATTGGTGGTTTGATGTTTGTCGCTGGCGTATAGGCCAGTCGGAAGCCAATTACTATGGGACCACGCTGCCTACCGGTGGCGTCATTGAATGGGATGAGAACCGTTCTTATGCTTTCCCCATCCCCAGCAGTGAGATCAATTCCAATTCGGCCATCGGCAACCAGAATCCTGGTTATTGA
- a CDS encoding glycoside hydrolase family 97 protein translates to MNKVQLDFRLDEKGIPTYAVQFGQQPVILPARMGFTLNGPDSNFSSGFVLTGVEQDSTDESWEPVWGEVKTIRNHYKELLVHLQQQGAPQRKLAIRFRVFEEGVGFRYEIPRQPGLRYFVLAAEHTEFPLSGDHQAFWIPGDYDSNEYQYTHSPLSAIDNRTVVEAATDIAVRVAPDPQAVQTPLMLKTATGLYINIHEAALVDYPAMQLHVDRSRFLLQARLVPDAVGNKAYLQAPARTPWRTIIVSDKATELLSSKMILNLNPPSRITETSWIRPMKFLGVWWEMQTAKSGWNYSSYPDSLDSRGQLIPNRRHGANTANVKKYIDFAAANGIGGVLVEGWNTGWEDWFGNWTEHVFSFVTPYPDLDVAELTRYAAAKNVQLIMHHETSGAVTDYERQLDTAFRFMNQFGYQSVKTGYVGRIIPRGEHHDGQWMVNHYIRVAEKAAQHRIMIDVHEPARPTGQHRTWPNWMASEAGRGNEYNAFSIGSPPDHETILPFTRLMGGPMDYTPGIFSMKGYTAHAPQRGMHSTLAKQLALYVTLYSPLQMAADYPENYAAKPDAFQFIREVPVDWDDTRILAAEPGDYLTIARKEKGTDKWFVGSITDEVSRPQAVSLSFLDKGKKYLATIYADGPGAHWETNPEAYAIQQWLVDAGTTLQLSLAPGGGAAVSLRPATEAEQKSSKKYKP, encoded by the coding sequence ATGAATAAAGTACAGCTTGATTTCAGGCTGGATGAAAAAGGAATACCCACCTATGCTGTACAATTCGGTCAGCAGCCGGTAATCCTGCCCGCCCGCATGGGCTTTACACTGAACGGGCCCGACAGCAATTTCAGCAGTGGCTTTGTGCTAACAGGTGTTGAGCAGGATAGTACTGATGAAAGCTGGGAGCCCGTCTGGGGCGAGGTGAAAACTATCCGTAACCACTATAAGGAACTGCTGGTACACCTGCAACAGCAGGGCGCACCGCAAAGAAAACTGGCTATCCGCTTTCGTGTATTTGAAGAGGGCGTAGGGTTCCGGTACGAAATTCCCCGGCAGCCAGGCCTCCGCTATTTTGTGCTGGCGGCCGAGCATACGGAATTCCCGCTGTCGGGCGATCACCAGGCTTTCTGGATCCCCGGCGATTATGATTCCAATGAATACCAGTATACCCATAGTCCGCTCAGCGCCATTGATAACCGGACCGTGGTGGAAGCTGCTACGGATATTGCCGTGCGTGTGGCGCCTGATCCGCAGGCGGTGCAAACGCCCCTGATGCTGAAAACAGCCACAGGCCTGTACATCAATATCCATGAAGCGGCCCTGGTGGATTATCCCGCCATGCAATTGCATGTGGACCGCAGCAGGTTTTTGCTACAAGCCCGGCTGGTGCCGGATGCGGTGGGTAACAAGGCTTACTTACAGGCGCCGGCCCGGACACCCTGGCGCACTATTATTGTCAGCGATAAGGCCACGGAACTGCTCAGCTCAAAAATGATCCTGAACCTGAACCCGCCATCCAGGATCACCGAGACCAGCTGGATCAGGCCCATGAAATTCCTGGGCGTATGGTGGGAGATGCAGACTGCTAAAAGCGGCTGGAATTATTCCAGTTACCCGGATAGCCTGGACAGCCGGGGACAGCTGATCCCCAACCGTAGGCATGGGGCCAATACCGCCAATGTGAAAAAGTATATTGATTTTGCTGCCGCCAATGGTATCGGAGGCGTGCTGGTGGAAGGCTGGAATACCGGCTGGGAAGATTGGTTCGGCAACTGGACGGAGCATGTCTTCTCTTTCGTGACGCCCTATCCGGATCTTGATGTGGCGGAGCTGACCAGGTATGCAGCCGCTAAAAACGTGCAGCTGATCATGCACCATGAAACCAGCGGCGCTGTTACGGATTATGAGCGGCAGCTGGATACGGCTTTCCGCTTTATGAATCAATTTGGCTACCAGTCGGTGAAGACCGGCTACGTAGGCCGGATCATTCCGCGTGGTGAACACCATGACGGGCAATGGATGGTAAACCATTATATCCGGGTGGCGGAAAAAGCAGCACAGCACCGGATCATGATCGATGTACATGAACCTGCGCGTCCTACCGGTCAGCACCGCACCTGGCCCAACTGGATGGCATCTGAAGCAGGCAGGGGGAATGAGTACAATGCTTTCAGTATTGGCAGTCCGCCCGATCATGAGACCATCCTGCCTTTCACCAGGCTGATGGGCGGGCCGATGGATTATACGCCCGGCATCTTCAGTATGAAAGGATATACGGCGCATGCGCCGCAGCGGGGTATGCATTCTACGCTGGCCAAACAGCTGGCCCTGTATGTAACGCTGTACAGTCCTTTGCAGATGGCGGCCGATTACCCGGAGAACTATGCAGCCAAGCCCGATGCCTTCCAGTTCATCAGGGAAGTGCCGGTGGATTGGGACGATACCAGGATACTTGCTGCAGAGCCGGGTGATTACCTGACCATTGCGCGGAAAGAAAAGGGAACTGATAAATGGTTTGTTGGTTCTATTACGGATGAGGTCAGTCGCCCGCAGGCCGTGTCCCTCAGCTTCCTGGACAAGGGAAAAAAATACCTGGCCACCATTTATGCTGATGGTCCCGGCGCTCATTGGGAAACCAACCCGGAAGCGTATGCCATTCAGCAGTGGCTGGTGGATGCGGGCACTACGCTGCAGCTGAGCCTGGCGCCCGGTGGCGGCGCGGCTGTATCCCTGCGGCCGGCTACTGAAGCGGAGCAAAAAAGCAGTAAAAAATATAAACCCTGA
- a CDS encoding M1 family metallopeptidase yields the protein MNVVTRIFAGACLSAISLAATAQSTSRYDQHEAFSPIFYPAFGDEVRAADGTPGPKYWQNRADYKIEAELDEANHRVSGNVVITYTNNSPQALSFLWLQLDQNIYNKDSRGVAATSVSGGRWANRNAFDGGYKIESVSLVEGGKEQKAANLVTDTRMKIDLAKELRSKGSVQVKINYTFEIPEYGTDRMGRLNTKNGWVYEVAQWFPRLCVYDNVQGWNTLPYLGQGEFYLEYGDITYSITAPASHIVVGSGELLNPKEVLTAEQQKRWAAAANSDKTVILRSAAEVTEAASRPAGQKLTWKYKCANTRDVAWASSKAFIWDAARINLPGGKKSLAISAYPVESDGQDGWARSTEYVKGSVEFYSEYLYPYTYPTAVNVAGIVGGMEYPGIVFCSYRAKKGGLWGVTSHEFGHNWFPMIVGSDERKFPWMDEGFNTFINGLAEASFNKGEYDGNRSQSGNGEGMGRAFFHDKSEGIFNIPDVTQQANLGMVAYYKPGIGMKLLRENILGPARFDSALRYYVHQWAFKHPTPWDFFHCMENSAGETLDWFWRGWFLNNWKIDQAVTAVDYVQNDPAKGAVITIANLEQLPMPVVVEVKEEGGKTSTVKLPVEIWQHGPTWKFIVPTTAKLQQVNLNPDRSVPETDMSNNTWPAAK from the coding sequence ATGAATGTAGTGACCAGAATCTTTGCGGGCGCCTGCCTTTCGGCTATCAGCCTGGCGGCAACTGCGCAATCCACCTCCCGTTATGATCAGCATGAAGCATTTTCTCCCATCTTTTATCCTGCCTTCGGCGATGAAGTGCGGGCCGCGGATGGTACTCCCGGACCCAAATACTGGCAGAACCGGGCCGATTATAAAATAGAGGCGGAGCTGGATGAAGCCAATCACCGGGTTTCCGGCAATGTAGTGATCACTTACACCAACAACAGCCCGCAGGCCCTCTCTTTCTTATGGCTGCAGCTGGACCAGAATATTTACAACAAAGATTCCCGCGGTGTGGCTGCTACCAGCGTCAGCGGCGGTCGCTGGGCTAACCGCAATGCATTTGACGGTGGCTATAAAATTGAATCTGTTTCCCTGGTTGAAGGCGGCAAAGAACAGAAAGCTGCCAACCTGGTCACGGATACACGCATGAAGATAGACCTGGCCAAAGAGCTGAGATCCAAAGGCAGCGTACAGGTGAAGATCAACTATACTTTTGAGATCCCTGAATATGGCACCGATCGTATGGGCCGGCTGAACACCAAGAACGGCTGGGTATACGAAGTGGCCCAGTGGTTCCCCCGCCTCTGTGTGTACGACAATGTTCAGGGCTGGAACACCCTGCCTTACCTGGGCCAGGGCGAGTTCTACCTGGAATATGGCGATATCACCTACAGCATCACTGCGCCTGCCAGCCATATTGTGGTAGGTTCCGGTGAACTGCTCAATCCCAAAGAAGTACTCACTGCCGAACAGCAGAAACGCTGGGCTGCCGCTGCCAACAGCGATAAGACCGTGATCCTGCGCTCTGCTGCTGAAGTAACGGAAGCTGCTTCCCGTCCTGCCGGTCAGAAACTGACCTGGAAATATAAATGCGCCAACACCCGCGACGTAGCCTGGGCTTCTTCCAAAGCCTTTATCTGGGATGCCGCCCGCATTAACCTGCCCGGTGGTAAAAAATCCCTGGCCATTTCCGCCTATCCTGTGGAAAGCGATGGCCAGGATGGCTGGGCACGCTCCACTGAATATGTAAAAGGATCTGTAGAGTTCTATTCTGAATACCTGTATCCCTACACTTATCCTACTGCTGTGAATGTGGCCGGTATTGTAGGGGGTATGGAATATCCCGGTATCGTATTCTGTAGCTACCGCGCTAAAAAAGGCGGCCTCTGGGGTGTTACCTCCCATGAGTTCGGTCATAACTGGTTCCCCATGATCGTGGGCAGTGATGAGCGCAAGTTCCCCTGGATGGACGAAGGCTTCAATACCTTCATCAACGGGCTGGCGGAAGCCTCCTTCAATAAGGGTGAATATGATGGCAATCGCAGCCAGAGCGGCAACGGCGAAGGAATGGGCAGGGCTTTCTTCCATGACAAATCTGAAGGCATCTTCAATATCCCTGATGTTACACAGCAGGCCAACCTGGGCATGGTAGCTTATTACAAGCCCGGTATCGGTATGAAATTACTGCGTGAAAATATCCTGGGCCCTGCGCGTTTTGACAGCGCCCTGCGTTATTACGTACACCAGTGGGCGTTCAAGCATCCTACTCCCTGGGATTTCTTCCACTGTATGGAGAATTCCGCCGGCGAAACCCTGGACTGGTTCTGGCGCGGCTGGTTCCTGAACAACTGGAAAATTGACCAGGCGGTGACTGCTGTGGATTATGTACAGAACGATCCTGCCAAAGGCGCTGTCATCACTATTGCCAACCTGGAGCAATTACCCATGCCGGTAGTAGTGGAAGTGAAAGAAGAAGGTGGCAAGACCAGCACCGTTAAACTGCCTGTTGAGATCTGGCAGCATGGTCCTACCTGGAAATTCATTGTACCTACCACTGCTAAATTGCAGCAGGTAAACCTCAATCCGGACAGAAGCGTTCCGGAAACAGATATGAGCAACAATACCTGGCCCGCAGCTAAATAA
- a CDS encoding RNA polymerase sigma-70 factor: MTAPVTHTEKQLLAESAGGSQPAFAELFHLYKDKLYSYLLRLTASPELTEDIVQEVFLTLWANRDTLVQVEHFNAYLFRMARNRVINAFRRMAKETLILATLNRPAPETGTEAEEKLAAAEVQARLKAALDRLPPRQKQVFLLSRQDGLRHDEIARILSIAPSTVNNHLIEALRFIRQELGQYLHTAAGAWCILSVIAAIEK, encoded by the coding sequence TTGACAGCACCCGTTACCCATACAGAAAAACAGCTCCTGGCGGAATCGGCAGGAGGCAGCCAGCCTGCTTTTGCGGAACTGTTCCACCTGTACAAGGATAAATTATACAGTTACCTGCTGCGCCTTACAGCATCACCGGAACTCACCGAGGATATTGTGCAGGAGGTATTCCTTACTTTATGGGCCAACAGGGATACCCTGGTACAGGTGGAGCATTTCAACGCTTACCTGTTCCGTATGGCCCGCAACCGGGTGATCAATGCCTTCCGGCGAATGGCGAAGGAAACACTGATCCTGGCAACGCTCAACCGGCCGGCGCCGGAGACCGGTACCGAAGCCGAGGAAAAGCTGGCCGCAGCAGAAGTGCAGGCCAGGCTCAAGGCTGCGCTGGACAGGTTGCCGCCCCGGCAGAAACAGGTGTTCCTGCTCAGCCGGCAGGATGGCCTCCGTCATGATGAAATTGCCCGCATATTATCCATTGCTCCTTCCACAGTCAATAATCACCTGATTGAAGCCCTGCGCTTCATCCGCCAGGAACTGGGCCAGTACCTGCATACAGCAGCCGGCGCCTGGTGTATCCTCTCTGTTATTGCAGCCATTGAAAAATAA
- a CDS encoding DUF4974 domain-containing protein yields the protein MPATERIKYLTRLFFQDACTAAERTELSEWISSQPDEQVMEALLQEEWQTHSPVQSMPEAMATRILGSVFGEETPVVPLSPEKQSPARIRLRRLQWAAAVLLLGCLGLTAWWLLQRNQRADLPTDTGMVRIPPGQEGAVLTLQDGRQLLLDTLGNGTVLAQAGSRLTLENGQLRYQPSTNTGTAIAYNTMTTPPGRKFRVQLPDGTAAWLNAGSSITYPTQFSGTDRKVSISGEVYVEVSREDARPFTIEAGNFLRLAAPGMQVNINCYADERVVAATVLNGSVSVYSIQGNRQQQLYTGQRVILDRQQPASMLQLQTPADAAQAIAWKNGLLSFQDKHLAEVMRLLARWYNLEVIIDKEVRDVEFWGEVGADLELDQVLKVLEDAGVHFRLEPGRRLHVLP from the coding sequence ATGCCTGCAACAGAAAGGATCAAATACCTGACCCGGCTTTTTTTTCAGGACGCCTGTACGGCAGCCGAAAGGACAGAGCTGTCAGAATGGATCAGCAGCCAGCCTGATGAACAGGTGATGGAAGCGCTCCTGCAGGAAGAATGGCAAACCCATTCGCCGGTACAGTCCATGCCGGAAGCCATGGCTACGCGCATACTCGGAAGTGTATTTGGGGAAGAAACGCCGGTGGTGCCGCTGAGCCCGGAAAAGCAGTCGCCTGCAAGGATACGCCTGCGCCGCCTGCAATGGGCCGCAGCCGTGCTGTTGCTGGGTTGCCTGGGCCTTACCGCCTGGTGGCTGTTGCAGCGCAACCAGCGTGCTGATCTGCCAACTGATACCGGCATGGTTCGTATACCGCCCGGCCAGGAAGGCGCTGTCCTCACTTTGCAGGATGGGCGCCAGCTGCTGCTGGATACCCTGGGCAATGGTACTGTCCTGGCCCAGGCGGGCAGCCGGCTGACCCTGGAGAATGGCCAGTTAAGGTATCAGCCTTCTACCAACACTGGTACTGCTATCGCCTATAATACTATGACCACGCCACCGGGCAGAAAGTTCCGGGTGCAGCTGCCGGATGGCACAGCCGCCTGGCTCAATGCCGGCTCGTCCATAACCTATCCTACGCAGTTCAGCGGAACAGACAGGAAGGTCAGCATCAGCGGTGAAGTGTATGTTGAAGTGTCCCGGGAAGATGCCCGTCCGTTCACTATTGAAGCCGGAAATTTCCTGCGGCTGGCGGCGCCGGGTATGCAGGTCAATATCAACTGTTATGCGGATGAGCGGGTAGTGGCCGCCACTGTACTCAATGGTTCAGTGAGTGTGTACAGCATCCAGGGAAACCGGCAGCAGCAGCTTTACACAGGACAGCGCGTGATCCTTGACCGGCAGCAGCCTGCAAGTATGCTGCAGCTGCAAACGCCGGCGGATGCAGCGCAGGCCATAGCCTGGAAGAACGGGCTGCTCAGCTTCCAGGATAAACACCTGGCGGAAGTGATGCGGCTGCTGGCCCGCTGGTATAACCTGGAGGTGATCATAGACAAAGAAGTGAGGGACGTGGAATTTTGGGGAGAAGTGGGGGCCGACCTGGAACTTGACCAGGTGCTGAAAGTACTGGAAGATGCCGGTGTGCATTTCCGGCTGGAACCCGGCAGGCGCCTGCATGTGCTGCCCTGA